Below is a genomic region from bacterium.
CTGGCCTCCCAGTACCGCGAACAGCTGGCCGGCGCCAAGGATGAAGGGGCTCGAATCGTCGACGAGGCGCGCCAAGCGGCCGAGTCGGTGCGTACCGAGACCATTGCCCGGGCGCAGCAGGAAGCGGACGAGATCGTGGCCAGGGCGCGCGATGAGGCCAACGCCGAGACCGCTCGCGCCCTCGCGGAGGCGCGCACCACGGTGGCCACCCTGTCGGTCGACCTGGCCGAGAAGGTGGTCGGGCGCAATCTCGACCGGGAGGCCCAGATGGGCCTGGTCGAGGAC
It encodes:
- the atpF gene encoding F0F1 ATP synthase subunit B, whose product is MAAAPLVVAAEESGSSGIDLLRPEISELIAGVIAFAIIFFFAWRWVIPTLSATLARRQEAERSRLEAAENSKEEAEQLASQYREQLAGAKDEGARIVDEARQAAESVRTETIARAQQEADEIVARARDEANAETARALAEARTTVATLSVDLAEKVVGRNLDREAQMGLVEDYLEELESSN